Proteins encoded within one genomic window of Sulfurovum sp. XGS-02:
- a CDS encoding DUF2309 domain-containing protein, which translates to MSILEKLNAVKNTVPHYWPIGSFIHHNPLKGFEHLNFKEGLDKAQSIFGGRVYMESSYYLKLYEEGKIDPDILKSNLEKILEIDGLAEYYDLAEKCLLEVNPKWNSFRSSASITEHEIDEELLAYLDEKFFYHNKEKWRKKLTKHMTLYEINDILFDRDDKEMIEKEVIEYVSRFLDEEQTTLTMSNRDLGMFETFKLYENLEYANDSETFVKEALEKLQVAEEDIERNLLKHILKLHGWAGFIKYRSEDPNYYSQQQYPSSMMDYLAIRFYYELKYLKHRKISNYKELETYIQDHSAYVLLKILKHKGSLPGKFIDAMEDQKNYDDILESYTQYVLQLDAKQVHLASDHLGNTEIPLTELAKIMETLREEEGYVWLKSLEDSYIRSYVDEFTTIPQEENEKAVASATFCLDVRSEVIRRQIENSGPYQTYGAGGFLGLPIAFVEFDKSHELFLSPAIVKAGNIVFEIPKERYEDYSSKKGMNKTTKKVLSDLKNNPYTPYIMVEAIGWIFGINLFGKTFSPRRTQKLFSKLKPQKPKTTYTLDKLSPEEIEMYVNKLHTHIISEVLSTSCPKECTAEEIQAIRDHLVLGKELKIELSSELIEKLKNEYKITEEDYTFQKHKLSMVGFTLEEKVNYLHNYLTMIGQVDNFPEFVTIIGHGSISDNNPFESALDCGACGGNISLPNTRALCMIANTKEVREALKEKGIEIPDSTKFIPGLHITTTDEIKYYDTDILTPEEMPRFFQIMRDFNKASQMSRGERIEALPYTHTQEDVMIKSMDWSEPRPEWGLAGNMGAFAGPRSSTKHVNLHNRFFMHSYDWKVDNDNADILTRIFNGPLIVGEWINMEHYFSTVDNAVYGAGSKVYHNVVAKVGVYNGNYSDLKIGLPTQSVLLEGEAYHEPVRLLTFMEAPLEKVGKAVENSIAKEFILNEWIRPVIIDKEAKKVYSYESGDFKVIKELS; encoded by the coding sequence ATGAGTATATTAGAGAAACTAAATGCCGTTAAAAATACCGTTCCGCACTATTGGCCTATCGGTTCATTCATTCATCACAATCCGCTCAAAGGGTTTGAACATCTCAATTTTAAAGAGGGACTGGATAAAGCCCAAAGTATTTTTGGCGGTAGAGTCTATATGGAGTCATCGTACTATTTGAAACTCTATGAGGAAGGGAAGATCGATCCTGACATCCTGAAATCAAACCTGGAGAAAATTCTCGAGATCGACGGCCTGGCAGAGTATTACGACTTGGCTGAAAAATGTCTCTTGGAAGTCAACCCGAAATGGAACAGTTTCAGAAGCTCTGCATCGATAACTGAGCATGAGATTGATGAAGAGCTTTTGGCATATCTGGATGAAAAGTTCTTCTATCATAATAAAGAGAAATGGCGTAAAAAGCTGACAAAGCACATGACACTGTATGAGATCAATGACATCCTTTTCGACAGGGATGATAAAGAGATGATCGAAAAAGAAGTGATCGAATATGTATCACGTTTTTTAGATGAAGAACAGACGACACTCACTATGTCAAATAGAGATCTTGGGATGTTTGAAACGTTTAAACTCTATGAGAACCTTGAGTATGCCAATGATTCTGAAACCTTTGTCAAAGAGGCACTTGAAAAGCTGCAGGTTGCAGAGGAAGATATAGAGAGAAACCTTCTAAAGCATATTCTAAAACTTCATGGCTGGGCAGGGTTTATCAAGTATCGTTCTGAAGACCCAAACTACTATTCGCAACAACAGTACCCTTCCTCTATGATGGATTATCTGGCTATCAGGTTTTACTATGAACTGAAGTATTTAAAACATAGAAAGATCAGTAACTATAAAGAGTTGGAAACTTATATCCAAGACCATAGCGCTTATGTATTACTCAAAATACTTAAACATAAAGGCAGTTTGCCTGGAAAATTCATCGATGCGATGGAAGATCAGAAGAACTATGATGATATCCTAGAGAGCTATACACAATACGTACTTCAACTGGATGCAAAGCAAGTACATCTTGCAAGTGATCATCTTGGCAATACAGAGATACCACTGACTGAACTTGCGAAGATCATGGAAACACTCAGAGAAGAAGAAGGATATGTCTGGCTGAAATCACTTGAAGACAGTTATATCCGTTCTTATGTCGATGAGTTCACCACCATACCGCAAGAGGAAAATGAAAAAGCGGTCGCTTCTGCTACATTCTGTTTGGATGTAAGGTCTGAAGTGATCAGAAGACAGATCGAAAACAGTGGTCCATACCAGACCTACGGTGCGGGCGGATTTTTAGGTCTTCCGATCGCATTTGTGGAGTTTGATAAATCACATGAACTCTTTTTATCTCCGGCGATCGTAAAAGCAGGAAATATCGTATTTGAAATACCAAAAGAGCGTTATGAAGACTATAGTTCAAAAAAAGGGATGAACAAAACGACCAAAAAAGTACTAAGCGATCTTAAAAACAACCCATATACACCCTATATTATGGTTGAGGCAATCGGCTGGATCTTCGGTATCAATCTTTTTGGAAAAACATTTTCACCAAGAAGAACACAGAAGCTTTTTTCAAAACTGAAACCTCAGAAACCGAAAACAACCTATACGTTAGATAAGCTCTCACCCGAAGAGATAGAGATGTATGTCAATAAACTTCATACACATATCATCAGTGAAGTCTTGTCAACCAGCTGCCCTAAAGAGTGTACAGCAGAAGAGATCCAAGCCATTAGAGACCACCTTGTTCTAGGTAAAGAACTCAAAATAGAATTGTCCAGTGAACTCATAGAAAAACTCAAAAATGAGTACAAGATCACAGAAGAGGACTATACCTTCCAAAAGCATAAGCTCTCTATGGTCGGTTTCACACTTGAAGAGAAAGTAAACTATCTTCATAACTACTTGACAATGATAGGTCAAGTGGACAACTTTCCTGAATTTGTCACGATCATCGGTCACGGAAGTATTTCTGACAACAATCCATTTGAATCAGCACTGGATTGCGGTGCATGCGGGGGGAATATCTCTCTACCAAATACAAGAGCACTTTGTATGATAGCCAATACCAAAGAGGTACGTGAAGCACTCAAAGAAAAAGGAATTGAGATCCCTGACAGTACAAAATTCATACCAGGGTTGCACATTACTACAACCGATGAGATCAAATACTATGATACTGATATCCTCACGCCTGAAGAGATGCCTAGGTTTTTCCAGATCATGCGTGACTTTAACAAAGCATCTCAAATGTCCAGAGGAGAGAGAATAGAAGCACTTCCGTATACACATACACAAGAAGATGTCATGATCAAATCGATGGACTGGTCTGAACCTAGACCTGAATGGGGACTGGCAGGTAATATGGGAGCCTTTGCAGGACCTAGAAGTTCAACAAAACATGTAAACTTACACAATAGGTTCTTTATGCATTCTTATGACTGGAAGGTAGATAATGACAATGCTGATATCCTCACACGTATCTTCAACGGGCCGCTCATCGTAGGTGAATGGATCAACATGGAGCACTATTTTTCTACCGTGGATAACGCCGTTTATGGTGCCGGTTCTAAAGTCTATCATAATGTGGTTGCAAAAGTGGGTGTCTATAATGGTAATTATAGTGATCTAAAGATAGGTCTTCCTACGCAATCAGTTCTTTTAGAAGGTGAAGCCTATCATGAACCGGTAAGACTGCTGACATTTATGGAGGCACCATTGGAAAAAGTAGGGAAAGCCGTAGAGAACTCTATCGCAAAAGAGTTTATTTTAAATGAGTGGATTCGTCCCGTGATCATTGATAAAGAGGCTAAAAAAGTCTACTCTTATGAGTCAGGTGATTTTAAAGTCATTAAAGAGCTCTCATAG
- a CDS encoding proton-conducting transporter membrane subunit, protein MEKIILLIPGIPLAIAFILSFISKKEHIPKVSIMLSSMIALLGLYGTYHVITTDEPIHGLGGLFVFNELSAILVPYVAILGLVIRKYATKYMWDEPGYKRFFILLNFIFSAIYMLVMSNNLVILALAWQLMSVSLYLLVSFNVASKSAVKNGSWTMLIHKGADLLFILAVILTYQTFGSVDLGQLSQTWLEMSKNPIDNPTIFVIGLLFLVAAMMKSAIVPFHIWLPYTSEAPTPVSALMHAGVVNVGGILLNKLAFLLLLTPAVLNIAFVIGLFTAIFASVLMLVVPDIKRSLGYSTAGQMGYMIMEVGLGAFSLAIYHLMVHGVFKATLFLESGGLIRYARHDPNIPQRLSYKLFWEEKTEHKSNKTFNLIALFTILPLLIFIGVKMVLSEEFFEFNAAIVILAFGWLTGTQLFLSFFKVSRSDSIKVILALVSSFIIILFTYEFIGLALEHFIYGEHALLFYGAATLNVTIIMSMVALAAIMIIGWLFMYKQHFVGIQKSKMPKRSRWLFYKLLAKEAYVSDFFIKYIKIFKKG, encoded by the coding sequence GTGGAAAAAATTATATTGCTTATTCCAGGCATACCGCTTGCTATAGCATTTATACTCTCTTTTATTAGCAAAAAGGAACATATTCCTAAAGTGAGTATCATGTTGTCAAGCATGATTGCATTGTTAGGGCTCTATGGAACCTATCATGTGATCACAACCGATGAACCCATACATGGACTTGGCGGTTTATTTGTATTCAATGAACTCTCCGCCATACTCGTGCCCTATGTTGCTATCTTAGGTCTTGTGATCCGTAAATATGCTACAAAATATATGTGGGATGAACCGGGATATAAAAGATTTTTCATTCTATTGAATTTTATCTTCTCTGCCATCTATATGCTGGTCATGAGTAATAACCTAGTGATCCTTGCCCTTGCTTGGCAGCTTATGAGTGTCAGTCTGTACCTACTGGTATCCTTTAATGTGGCATCAAAAAGTGCGGTAAAAAACGGTAGTTGGACCATGTTGATACATAAAGGGGCCGATCTACTCTTTATACTCGCAGTGATATTGACCTATCAGACGTTTGGCAGTGTTGATTTGGGACAACTGAGTCAAACATGGCTCGAGATGTCTAAAAATCCTATTGACAACCCTACAATTTTTGTGATCGGATTACTCTTCTTAGTCGCTGCCATGATGAAGTCTGCGATCGTACCATTTCATATCTGGCTGCCTTATACTTCTGAAGCACCTACCCCTGTATCAGCTTTAATGCATGCGGGTGTGGTCAATGTAGGCGGTATCCTTCTCAATAAATTGGCTTTTTTACTTCTACTGACACCCGCCGTACTCAATATTGCATTTGTGATTGGACTCTTTACTGCCATTTTTGCATCCGTGTTGATGCTGGTAGTACCGGATATCAAACGTTCACTTGGTTATTCAACAGCAGGACAAATGGGATATATGATCATGGAGGTCGGTCTTGGTGCATTCTCTCTTGCTATCTATCACCTTATGGTACACGGTGTCTTTAAGGCAACGCTCTTCTTGGAGTCAGGTGGACTTATTCGGTATGCGAGACATGACCCTAACATTCCGCAACGTCTCTCTTACAAGTTGTTCTGGGAAGAAAAAACAGAACATAAAAGTAACAAAACGTTTAATCTTATTGCACTCTTTACCATCTTGCCGCTTCTTATATTCATCGGAGTAAAAATGGTCCTTAGTGAAGAGTTCTTTGAGTTTAACGCAGCGATTGTGATCTTGGCATTCGGTTGGCTCACCGGTACTCAGCTCTTCTTGTCCTTCTTTAAGGTTTCAAGGTCTGACTCGATCAAAGTGATCCTAGCGCTTGTGAGTTCTTTTATTATTATCCTGTTTACTTATGAGTTTATCGGATTGGCATTGGAACATTTTATCTATGGCGAGCATGCCCTGCTTTTCTATGGTGCAGCAACACTTAATGTAACCATTATCATGTCAATGGTGGCACTGGCTGCCATTATGATCATAGGGTGGCTGTTTATGTATAAGCAACACTTTGTGGGTATACAAAAAAGCAAGATGCCGAAGAGATCAAGATGGTTATTTTATAAACTCTTGGCAAAAGAGGCCTACGTCTCTGACTTCTTTATCAAATACATTAAAATTTTCAAGAAGGGTTGA
- a CDS encoding 4Fe-4S dicluster domain-containing protein has protein sequence MYYVAKVDADKCAEYKCNTCTLYCPEANTLMFDKDRNTSWVDENRCKGCALCVYVCSDMLDRNCITMEMAGHEE, from the coding sequence ATGTATTATGTAGCAAAAGTCGATGCAGACAAATGTGCTGAATATAAATGTAACACGTGTACACTATATTGTCCAGAAGCGAATACGCTTATGTTCGATAAAGACAGAAACACATCTTGGGTAGATGAAAACAGATGTAAAGGGTGTGCACTTTGTGTGTACGTTTGTTCTGATATGCTTGATCGTAATTGTATTACGATGGAAATGGCTGGTCACGAAGAATAA
- a CDS encoding carbon monoxide dehydrogenase beta subunit family protein, translated as MANQGPAYYSPYPAATYEGVITPPEGKALLLEDVVDEETAMREVARVMLTSENATIFPGPQVLYGWNEEAKKKATLIKEMADVLNAKMIPMYDYRPKYPKIDAEVEINPNHPNLTIWHNNIKAAIFIGVHCHYANVALKIVRAETDCYTIAICGLSGHEDAMATLRDQHSHELEKFIKIAKEVKAELGK; from the coding sequence ATGGCAAACCAAGGTCCTGCGTATTATTCACCGTATCCTGCGGCTACGTATGAAGGTGTAATCACACCACCAGAAGGAAAAGCACTTTTGTTGGAAGATGTGGTTGATGAAGAAACTGCAATGAGAGAAGTTGCAAGAGTGATGTTGACAAGTGAAAATGCAACTATTTTCCCTGGTCCACAAGTATTATATGGTTGGAATGAAGAAGCGAAGAAAAAAGCTACACTTATCAAAGAGATGGCAGATGTTCTTAACGCTAAAATGATCCCAATGTATGATTACAGACCAAAGTATCCAAAAATCGATGCTGAAGTTGAGATCAACCCGAATCACCCGAACTTAACAATTTGGCATAATAACATTAAAGCAGCAATCTTCATTGGTGTTCATTGTCACTATGCAAACGTTGCATTAAAAATTGTAAGAGCAGAGACGGATTGTTATACGATCGCGATCTGTGGTTTGTCAGGGCATGAAGATGCAATGGCTACATTAAGAGACCAGCACTCTCACGAACTTGAAAAATTCATCAAGATCGCTAAAGAAGTAAAAGCTGAGTTGGGAAAGTAG
- a CDS encoding transketolase C-terminal domain-containing protein, producing MSKITDMTKTHNWSGQKLVSIDHMLFEAPRTKHFMTGSEVLKEAVKRATVDASVSYPITPQSEAAHLIGELWAEGYVGVYFRGENEFGVMSEVAGCSMAGARTITTTSGPGTLRAMENFAQWSGTRAPMQLVLMARGINSPLTIQPDNLEVQYLLETGCMIWYAENVQELFDMSLAAFTVAEQPDVHVPIITAVDGFFVSHTREAVELPEDDIALHPYDPYAAPLPPIDSEMPPGRFLRDPFVMKSNYISYATHASWQWEIRSAVERSKRYARHLLKGLVHVTGNEDAEIAFVTCGTASNQAKEGQRELEKLGIKSKVIKLRTIRPFPEEELEEALKGVKHVFVPEFNVVGWLANEVKAKLYGKVDVNIHAGPRVAGGMSLPAEAIIQEVMEVVNPGKGA from the coding sequence ATGAGTAAAATTACTGATATGACTAAAACACACAACTGGTCTGGACAAAAACTAGTTTCTATAGACCATATGCTTTTTGAAGCTCCTAGAACTAAGCACTTTATGACTGGTTCTGAGGTTTTAAAAGAAGCTGTTAAACGTGCAACGGTTGATGCTTCTGTATCATACCCAATTACACCACAATCTGAAGCAGCGCACCTTATTGGTGAACTTTGGGCTGAAGGTTATGTTGGTGTTTATTTCCGTGGTGAAAATGAATTTGGTGTAATGTCTGAGGTTGCAGGTTGTTCAATGGCAGGTGCTAGAACAATTACAACTACTTCAGGTCCTGGTACACTTAGAGCAATGGAAAACTTTGCACAGTGGTCAGGTACAAGAGCTCCAATGCAACTGGTACTGATGGCACGTGGTATTAACTCCCCACTTACTATTCAGCCAGACAACTTGGAAGTACAATACCTTTTAGAGACTGGATGTATGATCTGGTATGCTGAGAACGTACAAGAACTATTTGATATGTCATTGGCAGCGTTCACAGTTGCAGAGCAACCTGATGTTCACGTTCCAATTATTACAGCAGTAGACGGATTCTTTGTATCTCACACTCGTGAAGCTGTTGAACTACCAGAAGATGATATTGCACTTCATCCATATGATCCATATGCGGCTCCACTACCTCCAATTGACTCTGAGATGCCTCCAGGAAGATTCCTAAGAGATCCATTTGTTATGAAGTCTAACTATATCTCTTATGCTACACATGCATCTTGGCAGTGGGAGATCAGATCTGCAGTTGAAAGATCTAAGAGATACGCTAGACACCTACTTAAAGGATTGGTACATGTTACTGGTAACGAAGATGCTGAAATCGCATTTGTTACTTGTGGTACTGCTTCTAACCAAGCAAAAGAGGGTCAAAGAGAGCTAGAGAAACTTGGTATCAAATCTAAAGTTATCAAGCTAAGAACGATCAGACCTTTCCCAGAAGAAGAGCTCGAAGAAGCACTTAAAGGTGTTAAGCATGTATTTGTTCCAGAATTCAACGTTGTTGGTTGGTTAGCAAATGAAGTTAAAGCTAAGCTTTATGGAAAAGTTGATGTTAACATTCATGCAGGACCAAGAGTTGCGGGTGGTATGAGTTTACCTGCTGAAGCTATTATCCAAGAAGTTATGGAAGTAGTAAACCCAGGAAAAGGAGCATAA
- a CDS encoding thiamine pyrophosphate-dependent enzyme: MALDIYKINPEFRDIMPQEIIDLEENATWAQNQEKPRGIKELPETKELLEEHSLCAGCPEAATLRYVLSALPKPEDTVIVNSTGCTSLMFPHIALHTVHSLFGNQNAVASGIKRVLEWRFPDTQKDVVVLAGDGATVDIGLDYTLQSFFRQEKITTICFDNEVYANTGGQESGMTAKGQVFKMAPTGKKFEKVPMWELAKTSGCHYSVNMTGSAPKAVAKAVREAILVAREIGPTYLNIYTPCILEIGLSANEGLGEMKDQDKDRFASYKHVSPEAEEYLKKCKKEGLL, encoded by the coding sequence ATGGCATTAGATATTTATAAAATTAATCCTGAATTTAGAGACATTATGCCACAAGAGATCATTGATCTTGAGGAAAATGCAACATGGGCTCAAAATCAAGAGAAACCACGTGGTATTAAAGAACTTCCTGAGACAAAAGAGTTGCTTGAAGAGCACTCTTTATGTGCGGGTTGTCCTGAAGCGGCTACATTAAGATATGTACTTTCTGCATTGCCTAAGCCTGAGGATACAGTTATCGTAAACTCAACTGGTTGTACATCTTTGATGTTCCCACACATTGCACTTCATACAGTACACTCACTCTTTGGTAACCAAAATGCCGTTGCATCTGGTATCAAAAGAGTATTAGAGTGGAGATTCCCGGACACGCAAAAAGACGTTGTGGTTCTAGCGGGTGACGGTGCGACTGTTGATATCGGTCTTGACTATACACTTCAGTCATTCTTTAGACAAGAAAAGATCACAACGATCTGTTTTGATAACGAAGTTTATGCAAACACAGGTGGTCAAGAGTCTGGTATGACGGCTAAAGGTCAAGTATTTAAAATGGCACCGACTGGTAAAAAGTTTGAAAAAGTACCAATGTGGGAACTTGCTAAAACTTCTGGTTGTCACTACTCTGTAAACATGACTGGTTCTGCACCAAAAGCAGTAGCTAAAGCAGTTAGAGAAGCGATCTTGGTTGCTAGAGAAATCGGACCGACTTACCTCAATATCTATACACCTTGTATTCTTGAGATTGGACTAAGTGCAAATGAAGGACTTGGTGAAATGAAAGATCAAGATAAAGATAGATTTGCATCTTACAAACATGTTTCACCAGAAGCAGAAGAATACTTGAAAAAATGTAAAAAAGAGGGACTTTTATAA
- a CDS encoding 2-oxoacid:acceptor oxidoreductase family protein, with protein MAKDSIKIRMPALGGQGAVTAAHIAATAADTEGYYAVSNPFFGAEKRMAPSESYTRIGTVPIYDRGEVIYPDIVMIYHPQVITMGKSYTMPFYAGIKENGLVIINSDIDLLTDEDKQYLDSLNVKVLTKDFTQFAIDQAGTELATNMAMLGALFGALGTVSKPAIEEGIKDRFLKKYTASGGTATLDSVIEKKFKKKMDLIQKNLDTASAAFDLTAEWCKEVGFEQMLEAPKK; from the coding sequence ATGGCAAAAGATTCAATTAAAATCAGAATGCCCGCTCTAGGTGGGCAAGGGGCAGTTACTGCGGCACATATCGCAGCTACTGCAGCGGACACAGAAGGTTACTATGCGGTATCTAACCCATTCTTTGGTGCTGAAAAACGTATGGCTCCATCTGAGAGTTATACAAGAATCGGTACAGTGCCTATCTATGATAGAGGGGAAGTTATCTACCCTGATATCGTTATGATCTATCACCCACAAGTTATTACTATGGGTAAATCATATACTATGCCTTTTTACGCTGGTATTAAAGAGAATGGTCTTGTTATTATCAACTCTGATATAGATCTTTTAACTGATGAAGATAAACAGTACCTTGACTCTTTAAATGTAAAAGTTCTTACTAAAGACTTTACACAATTTGCTATCGATCAAGCTGGTACTGAGCTTGCTACAAACATGGCAATGCTAGGTGCACTGTTCGGTGCTCTAGGTACTGTTAGTAAACCTGCTATTGAAGAAGGTATTAAAGACAGATTCCTTAAAAAGTATACAGCTTCAGGTGGTACAGCTACACTTGACTCAGTTATTGAGAAAAAGTTTAAAAAGAAAATGGATCTGATCCAGAAAAACCTTGACACTGCATCTGCAGCATTCGATTTGACTGCTGAATGGTGTAAAGAAGTAGGTTTCGAACAAATGTTGGAAGCTCCAAAAAAATAA
- a CDS encoding GTP-binding protein produces MIQSFILTGFLGVGKTTMLTNTVKEHFSDKKVAIIVNEFGDIGVDGNILKNVHSEVLEISEGCICCQLAQEFESGVIEIMNKYSPEIIFVETSGASEPFPIFLSLQNLGISVEGVICVVDAKNFDSYKENSTAKYQIGGSNILVLNKTDLVNDDELEAVKKEVIEIKEKYNIKNTLTGKKIFNNYVINHAQQGIVHKEVFEGVYKVDEIIGLAKDYERLDHTAQDSITQKVVYLKDDIAFSDVDAVLKSLPKSIYRVKGVVKTKDVPNPIVINYSFGNDSYEELENYPERSIMIFIGESIDDDVNLLCEKFDFLNLPRFRMTK; encoded by the coding sequence ATGATACAATCATTTATACTTACGGGATTTTTAGGTGTTGGTAAAACCACCATGCTCACCAATACAGTCAAAGAACACTTTTCTGATAAAAAAGTGGCTATTATCGTAAATGAATTTGGCGATATCGGCGTCGATGGTAATATCTTGAAGAATGTACACAGTGAAGTACTTGAAATTTCAGAAGGGTGCATCTGTTGTCAATTGGCACAAGAGTTTGAAAGCGGTGTGATCGAAATCATGAATAAATATAGTCCTGAGATCATATTTGTTGAGACCTCAGGGGCATCTGAGCCTTTTCCTATCTTTTTATCGCTTCAAAACCTTGGTATCTCTGTTGAGGGTGTCATTTGTGTTGTCGATGCTAAAAACTTTGATTCCTATAAAGAGAATTCAACGGCTAAATACCAAATCGGCGGGTCGAATATCCTTGTACTCAATAAGACCGACTTGGTGAACGACGATGAATTGGAAGCCGTAAAGAAAGAAGTGATCGAGATCAAAGAAAAATACAATATCAAGAATACGCTTACAGGTAAAAAGATATTTAATAACTATGTGATCAATCATGCCCAACAGGGTATCGTCCATAAAGAAGTTTTTGAGGGTGTCTACAAAGTCGATGAGATCATCGGATTGGCAAAAGATTATGAACGTCTTGACCATACGGCACAAGATTCAATCACCCAAAAGGTGGTTTATTTAAAAGATGATATTGCATTTTCCGATGTCGATGCAGTGTTAAAATCACTTCCAAAAAGCATTTACAGGGTGAAAGGTGTCGTGAAAACAAAAGATGTTCCAAACCCTATCGTGATAAACTACTCATTCGGTAATGATTCATACGAAGAGCTAGAGAACTATCCAGAACGGTCGATTATGATATTCATCGGTGAATCTATAGATGATGATGTCAATCTCTTATGTGAAAAGTTTGATTTTTTAAACCTGCCTAGATTTAGAATGACCAAATAG
- a CDS encoding trimeric intracellular cation channel family protein, which produces MFEIAEYIGIIAFASSGFFVAVRNQLDFLGTLISVFLTALGGGIIRDVVVDKMPFTFTHNVPALTILIVMILLIVFRFNKRDSIENKPFFILSDSIGLISFSITGALIAIEAGLNLTGVLALAFVTAVGGGIIRDVIINEIPFVLKTGFYGTIALLIGLTLYILNLYELISYYSMIMVFIAGIVLRLVAYYKKWAIPMI; this is translated from the coding sequence ATGTTTGAGATCGCGGAGTATATCGGTATTATCGCTTTTGCCAGTTCGGGTTTTTTTGTGGCTGTACGAAATCAACTTGATTTTCTGGGTACGTTGATCTCTGTATTTCTTACTGCACTGGGCGGGGGGATCATCAGAGATGTCGTTGTAGATAAAATGCCTTTTACCTTTACACACAATGTACCTGCACTTACCATCCTTATCGTCATGATCCTGCTGATCGTATTTAGATTCAACAAAAGAGACAGTATAGAGAATAAACCGTTTTTTATACTGAGCGATTCCATAGGACTTATCTCTTTTAGCATTACGGGTGCACTGATAGCCATAGAAGCGGGACTGAATCTTACAGGTGTTTTGGCTTTAGCATTTGTAACGGCAGTAGGAGGAGGTATCATCAGAGATGTGATCATCAATGAGATCCCTTTTGTACTCAAGACAGGGTTTTACGGGACGATCGCACTTCTGATAGGCTTGACACTCTATATATTAAATCTTTACGAATTGATCTCTTATTATTCGATGATCATGGTGTTTATAGCGGGGATAGTACTTAGACTGGTCGCATACTACAAGAAATGGGCCATCCCGATGATATAG
- a CDS encoding YcxB family protein: MNITYQLTQEEYLQAVNLHHKKGKRLFMLAMYVILATLIVIVGTDFSNSREIITNMIAAFFSISFYILFVRMLSAYQAKSIYQKSTTLPNEVTLHISGKGIKLDKKSNNASMPWHTFSQWKNDERFYLLYTNPRQFNVIPARAMSEAQKKELDAYLKKYISQD; the protein is encoded by the coding sequence ATGAATATCACCTACCAACTCACACAAGAGGAATACCTACAGGCAGTCAATTTACATCATAAAAAAGGCAAAAGGCTCTTCATGCTTGCCATGTATGTCATATTGGCTACCCTCATTGTAATTGTCGGGACCGACTTTTCAAATAGCCGTGAGATCATCACCAATATGATCGCTGCATTTTTTTCGATCTCTTTTTATATACTTTTTGTACGTATGCTTTCTGCGTATCAGGCCAAAAGCATCTATCAAAAAAGTACGACTCTTCCCAATGAGGTCACGCTGCATATCTCAGGTAAAGGTATCAAGTTAGATAAAAAGAGTAATAATGCTTCCATGCCGTGGCATACATTTTCTCAGTGGAAAAATGATGAGAGATTTTACCTTCTCTATACAAATCCCCGCCAATTCAATGTGATTCCGGCCCGTGCTATGAGTGAAGCACAGAAAAAAGAGCTTGACGCGTATCTGAAAAAATACATTTCCCAAGATTAA